The Flavobacterium commune genome contains a region encoding:
- a CDS encoding lipocalin family protein, whose amino-acid sequence MKKIFFVTAIALALFSCKTSSVTATKLDRGIQTGIKGNWVISSVSYPGSEYIKVNSFQLADSKCFEGSTWKFVSNNNKGTMALTKYDCPVFSSPITWFVNSNGEFVLKILDAGEKARKVRDGYVLQVANQTESSFQLVDRIDVGGKLTAVVYQFQRVN is encoded by the coding sequence ATGAAAAAAATATTTTTTGTTACAGCAATTGCATTAGCGTTGTTTTCTTGTAAAACATCTTCAGTTACTGCCACTAAATTAGACAGGGGGATTCAAACCGGGATTAAAGGAAATTGGGTTATTAGTTCTGTTTCTTATCCGGGTTCAGAGTACATTAAGGTAAATTCTTTTCAATTAGCCGATTCAAAATGTTTTGAAGGAAGTACCTGGAAGTTTGTTTCTAATAACAACAAGGGAACAATGGCTTTGACTAAGTACGATTGTCCTGTTTTTAGTTCGCCTATTACCTGGTTTGTGAATTCTAATGGAGAATTTGTATTGAAAATTTTAGATGCTGGTGAAAAAGCCAGAAAGGTGAGAGATGGTTACGTTTTGCAGGTAGCTAATCAAACAGAAAGTTCTTTCCAATTAGTAGATAGAATTGATGTGGGCGGAAAATTAACAGCTGTAGTTTACCAGTTTCAACGTGTGAATTAA
- a CDS encoding OmpA family protein — protein sequence MKNISVLALAFVMVLGSLFTSCEAVKNTNKTQRGAAIGAAGGAILGGILGNNLGKGGKGAMGAVIGGVVGGVAGGVIGNKMDKQARQIDQAIPGADVERVGEGIKLVLNENAIRFDTNKSTLTAAAKANLDKLVTVFNEYPDTDITIFGYTDSTGPADYNLKLSGERATSVKNYLASKGILASRFTIQGMGIADPIADNGTVEGRAQNRRVEFAIVANAKMKADAEKEAGK from the coding sequence ATGAAAAATATATCAGTATTAGCATTAGCTTTTGTGATGGTTTTAGGTTCGCTTTTCACAAGCTGTGAGGCCGTAAAAAATACAAATAAAACGCAAAGAGGAGCTGCTATTGGAGCTGCCGGTGGAGCTATCCTTGGAGGAATCCTTGGAAACAACCTTGGAAAAGGTGGAAAAGGAGCTATGGGAGCAGTTATTGGTGGTGTTGTAGGTGGAGTTGCCGGTGGTGTTATTGGTAATAAAATGGACAAACAAGCCCGTCAAATTGATCAGGCTATTCCGGGTGCTGACGTAGAGCGTGTAGGTGAAGGAATTAAATTAGTTTTAAATGAAAATGCGATTCGTTTTGATACGAATAAATCAACTTTGACAGCTGCTGCAAAAGCAAATTTAGACAAGTTAGTAACTGTTTTCAATGAATATCCGGATACTGATATTACTATTTTTGGATATACTGACAGTACAGGACCGGCTGATTACAACCTGAAACTTTCAGGTGAGCGTGCTACATCGGTTAAAAATTATTTAGCAAGCAAAGGAATTTTAGCAAGCAGATTTACTATTCAGGGGATGGGAATTGCTGATCCAATTGCAGATAATGGAACTGTTGAAGGAAGAGCTCAAAACCGTCGTGTAGAATTTGCGATTGTTGCCAATGCTAAAATGAAAGCTGACGCTGAAAAAGAAGCAGGGAAGTAG
- a CDS encoding ABC transporter ATP-binding protein: MLQVQNISFGYTEKPVVQNIHFSVKKGQNIAVIGESGCGKSTLLKLIYGLYDLNEGNIFWNETEVLGTSFNLVPGMPFMKYLSQDFDLMPYITVAENVGKYLSNIFPEKKKARIQELLEIVEMTEYADVKAKYLSGGQQQRVALARVLALEPEVLLLDEPFSHIDNFRKNALRRNLFAYLKAQGITVIVATHDSTDALSFADETIVLQNGKMLAKANSHDLYNNPINKYVASLFGEVNELRLSQLINVEGEDELVLLYPHQLKVTENGVMNVLVKQSYFKGSHYLIKAVFDRKVIFFEHNSALATDTVVCLNFNI; this comes from the coding sequence ATGCTTCAAGTTCAAAATATCTCCTTTGGTTATACCGAAAAACCAGTGGTTCAAAACATTCATTTCTCTGTAAAAAAAGGACAAAATATTGCTGTAATTGGCGAAAGTGGTTGTGGTAAAAGTACTTTGTTGAAATTGATTTATGGGTTGTATGATTTAAACGAAGGGAATATTTTTTGGAATGAAACCGAGGTTTTAGGTACGAGTTTTAATCTGGTTCCCGGAATGCCATTTATGAAATACTTGTCGCAGGATTTTGATCTGATGCCTTATATTACGGTGGCTGAAAATGTGGGGAAATATTTGTCGAATATTTTTCCTGAAAAGAAAAAAGCACGCATTCAGGAGTTATTGGAAATTGTAGAAATGACCGAATATGCCGATGTAAAGGCAAAATACCTGAGTGGCGGGCAGCAGCAACGTGTGGCGCTAGCCAGGGTTTTAGCCTTAGAACCCGAAGTTTTATTGCTTGATGAACCTTTTAGTCATATTGATAATTTCAGGAAAAATGCACTGCGTCGCAATTTGTTTGCTTACTTAAAAGCACAGGGAATTACGGTTATTGTTGCTACTCATGATAGTACCGATGCGCTTTCTTTTGCCGATGAAACTATTGTGTTGCAAAACGGAAAAATGTTAGCCAAAGCCAATTCACATGATTTGTACAACAATCCAATAAATAAGTATGTGGCTTCTCTTTTTGGTGAAGTAAATGAATTGAGATTGTCCCAATTGATCAATGTGGAAGGTGAAGACGAATTGGTTTTGCTGTATCCGCATCAGTTAAAAGTAACCGAAAACGGAGTGATGAATGTATTGGTCAAGCAATCTTATTTTAAGGGAAGTCATTATCTTATAAAAGCGGTTTTTGACAGAAAAGTTATTTTTTTCGAACACAACTCAGCATTAGCAACTGATACAGTAGTTTGTTTGAATTTTAATATTTAA
- a CDS encoding YegP family protein: MGKFVITKRVNGEFQFNLKAGNGQTILASEGYATKAACENGIESVRKNAQEDGRFDRKESSNGKFYFNLKASNGQIIGNSEMYESLASMENGIESVKKNAADAVVEDQTA, from the coding sequence ATGGGAAAATTTGTAATTACAAAAAGAGTTAATGGCGAATTTCAGTTTAATCTGAAAGCGGGTAATGGTCAGACCATTTTGGCAAGCGAAGGTTATGCAACCAAAGCCGCTTGTGAAAACGGAATTGAATCGGTTAGAAAAAATGCTCAGGAAGACGGTCGATTTGACCGTAAAGAATCTTCAAACGGCAAATTTTATTTTAATTTAAAAGCCAGTAATGGTCAGATTATTGGTAATAGCGAAATGTATGAATCGCTTGCATCCATGGAAAACGGTATTGAATCCGTAAAGAAAAATGCAGCTGATGCAGTTGTAGAGGATCAGACAGCTTAA
- a CDS encoding 3-oxoacyl-ACP synthase III family protein, translating into MYHSKISGLGFYVPSNVVTNDDLSKIMDTNDEWIQERTGIQERRHIEKGKDTTTSMGVKAAQIAIERSGIAKADIDFIVFATLSPDYYFPGPGVLVQRDLGLKTVGALDVRNQCSGFVYALSVADQYIKTGMYKNVLVIGSEVHSAGLDMTTRGRSVSVIFGDGAGAAVLSREEDLSKGILSTHLHSEGIHAEELVLKAPGMGGRWVTDILADTNADDESYFPYMNGQFVFKNAVVRFTEVINEALETNNLSVADIDMLIPHQANLRISQYIQKKFNLNDNQVHNNVQKYGNTTAASIPIALTEAWEQGKIKSGDTVVLAAFGSGFTWASAIIKW; encoded by the coding sequence ATGTATCATTCAAAAATTTCGGGCTTGGGCTTTTATGTACCTTCCAATGTGGTTACCAATGACGATTTGTCAAAAATTATGGATACTAATGACGAATGGATTCAGGAAAGAACCGGAATTCAGGAGCGCCGACATATCGAAAAAGGAAAAGATACCACTACTTCAATGGGGGTAAAAGCAGCTCAAATTGCTATTGAACGTTCCGGAATTGCCAAAGCGGATATTGATTTTATTGTTTTTGCTACCTTAAGCCCTGATTACTATTTTCCGGGACCGGGAGTTTTAGTACAAAGAGATTTGGGATTGAAAACCGTAGGTGCCTTAGATGTCAGAAATCAGTGTTCGGGATTTGTGTATGCGCTTTCGGTAGCCGATCAATACATTAAAACAGGTATGTATAAAAATGTTTTGGTCATAGGTTCCGAAGTACATTCTGCAGGATTAGACATGACTACCCGTGGACGTTCGGTTTCGGTAATTTTTGGTGACGGAGCTGGTGCAGCGGTGTTAAGCAGAGAAGAAGATTTGTCGAAAGGGATTCTTTCGACTCATTTGCATTCAGAGGGAATTCATGCCGAAGAATTGGTTTTAAAAGCTCCGGGAATGGGCGGACGCTGGGTGACGGATATTCTAGCCGATACTAATGCTGATGACGAAAGTTATTTTCCTTATATGAACGGACAATTTGTGTTTAAAAACGCTGTAGTCCGTTTTACAGAAGTTATTAACGAAGCTTTGGAAACCAATAATTTATCGGTTGCTGATATTGATATGCTAATTCCGCATCAGGCTAATTTGAGGATTTCTCAGTATATTCAGAAGAAATTCAATTTGAATGACAATCAGGTTCATAATAATGTGCAAAAATACGGTAATACTACTGCAGCTTCGATTCCTATTGCATTGACCGAAGCCTGGGAACAAGGGAAAATTAAATCAGGAGATACTGTAGTTTTAGCGGCCTTTGGCAGTGGATTTACCTGGGCAAGTGCTATTATTAAGTGGTAG
- a CDS encoding HAEPLYID family protein, with protein sequence MTQNTKAQTEKEQRNSIIDSLYIQETENKHQRSKVLHAEPLYIDLIRDLGARKGEREWNVGLGLTDKNKYDEYIALVEYEWAPIDRLGLEVELPFTFYPSANATTPGSKLNGLKLATQYSFFVSEKLKTSMAIGYIHEFGLTSFNSYGNEKLFTGNTYNPFFIVAKRWGNNFHTLLYTGPSIEHHFETNSTHTTWQINSNFHYMIPGTRNFIGIEFNKEIQPKDFDITIRPQMRVEITEHLLVGIVTGIPVNRENERFSSFLRLIYEPKH encoded by the coding sequence ATGACTCAAAATACCAAAGCTCAAACAGAAAAAGAGCAAAGAAACAGTATTATTGACAGTCTTTACATTCAGGAAACAGAAAACAAACACCAGCGATCTAAGGTTTTACATGCCGAACCGCTTTACATTGATTTAATACGGGATCTTGGTGCCCGAAAAGGAGAAAGAGAATGGAATGTAGGTCTTGGACTTACCGATAAAAACAAATACGACGAATATATAGCTCTAGTAGAATATGAATGGGCTCCCATTGACCGTTTAGGGCTTGAAGTCGAATTGCCTTTTACTTTTTATCCTTCTGCCAACGCTACTACTCCGGGCAGTAAACTCAACGGACTGAAATTAGCTACTCAATATTCCTTTTTTGTATCCGAAAAACTAAAAACATCAATGGCTATTGGATATATTCACGAATTTGGGCTCACTTCCTTTAACAGCTATGGCAATGAAAAACTATTTACCGGAAACACCTATAATCCGTTTTTTATAGTGGCTAAACGCTGGGGAAACAATTTTCATACTCTTTTATATACCGGGCCATCCATAGAACATCATTTTGAAACTAATAGTACTCATACTACATGGCAAATCAACAGCAATTTCCATTATATGATTCCCGGAACTAGAAATTTTATTGGAATTGAATTCAACAAAGAAATACAACCCAAAGATTTTGACATTACTATAAGACCTCAGATGAGAGTAGAAATCACAGAGCATCTTTTAGTGGGCATCGTTACAGGAATTCCTGTTAACAGAGAAAACGAGCGATTTAGTTCGTTCTTGCGATTAATTTACGAACCCAAACATTAA
- the argS gene encoding arginine--tRNA ligase, which produces MSLQQILTPSITKAIQNLFEVSVEKIEFQATRKEFEGDITMVIFPLLKIIKSNPVELGNKIGNYLVENVAEVRQFNVVSGFLNIVISDAHYLNFFNSIKDDVKYGFVTPSQEDKAVMVEYSSPNTNKPLHLGHVRNNLLGYSVAEIIKASGKKVYKTQIINDRGIHICKSMLAWQKFGQDQTPESTGLKGDKVVGNFYVAFDKAYKEEINQLIAEGKTEEEAKKQAPIILEAQEMLRKWEAGDSEVIALWKTMNQWVYDGFAATYKKLGVDFDAYYYESDTYLLGKDVVQMGLEKGIFEKDPDGSVWIDLTGEGLDRKIVLRSDGTAVYMTQDIGTAIQRVKDYPDVGGMVYTVGNEQDYHFKVLFLILKKLGFDWSANLFHLSYGMVDLPSGKMKSREGTVVDADDLMQEMTDTAQKISEELGKLDGYSEEEKAKLFKTIGLGALKYYILKVDPKKRILFNPEESVDFAGNTGPFIQYTYARIQSIIRKADFDFAVTSTVVEMHEKEKELIKQLELFPEVIQNAAQNHSPALVANYTYDLVKEYNSFYQAVPILGEADLDTKIFRVQLSKKVADTIAAAFSLLGINVPERM; this is translated from the coding sequence ATGTCATTACAACAGATTCTTACACCATCTATAACCAAAGCGATTCAAAATCTTTTTGAAGTAAGCGTAGAAAAAATTGAATTTCAAGCCACGCGTAAGGAATTTGAAGGAGATATTACCATGGTGATTTTTCCATTGTTGAAAATCATAAAGAGTAATCCTGTAGAATTAGGAAATAAAATAGGGAATTATTTAGTTGAAAATGTTGCTGAGGTGCGTCAATTCAATGTAGTTTCCGGATTTTTAAATATTGTTATTTCAGATGCTCATTATTTGAATTTTTTCAATTCGATTAAAGATGATGTCAAATATGGTTTTGTGACTCCAAGTCAGGAAGATAAGGCTGTAATGGTGGAATATTCTTCACCAAATACCAATAAACCTTTGCATTTAGGTCATGTTCGTAATAATTTGTTAGGTTATTCGGTAGCTGAAATCATCAAAGCATCGGGTAAAAAAGTTTATAAAACCCAAATTATCAACGATAGGGGAATTCATATTTGTAAGTCGATGTTGGCCTGGCAAAAATTTGGTCAGGATCAAACACCTGAGTCAACGGGATTGAAAGGTGATAAGGTGGTTGGGAATTTCTATGTGGCTTTTGATAAGGCTTACAAAGAAGAAATTAACCAATTAATAGCGGAAGGAAAAACAGAAGAGGAAGCTAAAAAACAAGCGCCTATTATACTGGAAGCACAGGAAATGTTGCGTAAATGGGAAGCCGGAGATTCAGAAGTAATCGCTCTTTGGAAAACCATGAACCAATGGGTTTATGATGGATTTGCTGCTACTTATAAAAAATTAGGTGTTGATTTTGATGCTTATTATTACGAAAGTGACACCTATTTATTAGGGAAAGATGTGGTTCAAATGGGATTGGAAAAAGGGATTTTCGAAAAAGATCCTGACGGTTCGGTTTGGATTGACTTGACGGGGGAAGGTTTAGATAGAAAAATTGTCTTGCGTTCTGACGGAACAGCAGTGTATATGACGCAGGATATTGGAACAGCAATTCAGCGTGTAAAAGATTACCCGGATGTTGGCGGAATGGTATATACTGTTGGGAATGAGCAGGATTATCATTTTAAAGTGTTGTTCTTAATCTTGAAAAAATTAGGTTTTGATTGGTCAGCTAATTTGTTTCATTTGTCTTATGGAATGGTCGATTTGCCTTCCGGAAAAATGAAATCCCGTGAAGGAACTGTAGTGGATGCCGATGATTTGATGCAGGAAATGACCGATACAGCGCAAAAAATCTCTGAAGAATTAGGGAAATTAGACGGTTATTCAGAAGAAGAAAAGGCCAAATTGTTCAAGACGATTGGTCTTGGGGCTTTGAAATATTACATTCTAAAAGTAGATCCTAAAAAGCGTATTTTGTTTAATCCTGAAGAATCAGTTGATTTTGCCGGAAATACAGGGCCGTTTATTCAATATACTTATGCCCGAATCCAATCGATTATAAGAAAGGCTGATTTTGATTTTGCTGTTACATCGACAGTAGTTGAAATGCACGAAAAAGAAAAAGAATTGATAAAACAATTGGAGTTATTCCCCGAAGTAATTCAGAATGCAGCACAAAATCACAGTCCGGCTTTAGTTGCGAATTACACTTATGATTTGGTAAAAGAATACAATTCATTTTATCAGGCAGTGCCAATTTTGGGTGAAGCCGATTTGGATACCAAAATATTCAGAGTACAATTGTCTAAAAAAGTAGCCGATACTATTGCTGCTGCATTTAGTTTATTAGGTATTAATGTTCCTGAGAGAATGTAA
- the ffh gene encoding signal recognition particle protein, translating into MFDNLSEKLDKAFHILKGHGKITEVNVADTLKEVRRALLDADVNFKIAKDFTARVKDKAIGQDVLTTLQPGQLLVKLVKDELTELMGGDVAGVNLQGTPSVILMSGLQGSGKTTFSGKLANYLQTKKNKKPLLVACDIYRPAAINQLHVVGDSIGVEVYSEPENKNPVEIAQNAIKHAKANGFNVVIVDTAGRLAVDQEMMDEIARVHDAIKPQETLFVVDSMTGQDAVNTAKAFNDILNFDGVILTKLDGDTRGGAALSIKSVVNKPIKFVGTGEKMEAIDVFYPDRMAERILGMGDVVSLVERAQEQFNEEEARKLQKKIAKNEFGFDDFLTQIQQVKKMGNMKDLVGMIPGASKAMKDVEIEDDAFKHIEAIIYSMTPLERKKPALIDVKRKARIAKGSGTKVEQINQLMKQFDQMSKMMKMMQGPGGKNLMKMMGGMKGMPGGMPGMK; encoded by the coding sequence ATGTTCGATAATTTAAGCGAAAAATTAGATAAAGCTTTTCATATACTAAAAGGTCACGGTAAAATTACCGAAGTAAACGTTGCTGATACCTTAAAAGAAGTTCGTAGAGCATTATTGGATGCCGATGTGAATTTTAAAATTGCCAAAGATTTTACCGCTCGTGTAAAAGACAAAGCAATAGGTCAGGACGTATTAACAACTTTACAACCAGGACAATTATTGGTGAAGTTGGTTAAAGACGAGTTGACTGAATTAATGGGAGGTGACGTTGCTGGAGTTAATTTGCAGGGAACACCTTCAGTGATTTTGATGTCCGGTTTACAAGGTTCTGGAAAGACTACTTTTTCCGGAAAATTGGCTAATTATCTTCAAACAAAAAAGAATAAAAAACCACTTTTAGTAGCCTGTGATATTTACCGTCCAGCGGCGATTAATCAGCTGCATGTGGTAGGAGACTCGATTGGTGTTGAAGTGTATTCAGAACCGGAGAATAAAAATCCTGTTGAAATTGCTCAAAATGCAATCAAACACGCTAAGGCTAATGGTTTCAATGTAGTTATTGTCGATACTGCCGGACGTTTGGCTGTAGATCAGGAAATGATGGACGAAATTGCCCGTGTTCACGATGCTATCAAACCACAGGAAACTTTATTTGTTGTGGATTCGATGACAGGACAAGATGCGGTAAATACAGCCAAAGCTTTCAATGATATTTTAAATTTTGATGGTGTTATCCTGACTAAATTAGATGGAGATACCCGTGGTGGAGCTGCATTATCTATTAAATCAGTAGTAAACAAGCCAATTAAATTTGTTGGAACTGGTGAGAAAATGGAAGCTATTGATGTTTTCTATCCGGATCGTATGGCGGAGCGTATTCTTGGAATGGGAGACGTGGTTTCTTTGGTTGAAAGAGCGCAAGAGCAATTCAATGAGGAAGAAGCCAGAAAATTACAAAAGAAAATCGCGAAGAATGAATTTGGTTTTGATGATTTCCTGACTCAAATTCAACAAGTAAAGAAAATGGGTAATATGAAGGATTTGGTAGGAATGATACCAGGTGCTTCAAAAGCGATGAAAGATGTAGAAATTGAAGACGACGCTTTTAAACACATTGAAGCTATCATTTATTCAATGACGCCTTTAGAAAGAAAAAAACCGGCTTTGATTGATGTAAAAAGAAAAGCAAGAATTGCTAAAGGTTCCGGAACAAAAGTGGAGCAGATAAATCAGTTGATGAAGCAGTTTGATCAAATGAGCAAAATGATGAAAATGATGCAGGGACCAGGCGGAAAAAATCTGATGAAAATGATGGGCGGAATGAAAGGAATGCCAGGTGGTATGCCGGGAATGAAATAA
- a CDS encoding bifunctional 5,10-methylenetetrahydrofolate dehydrogenase/5,10-methenyltetrahydrofolate cyclohydrolase: MQILDGKKTSEDIKNEIAAEVQQMKANGEKVPHLAAVIVGNNGASLTYVGSKVRSCEQIGFDSTLVALPEETTEAELLAKIKELNEDDNLDGYIVQLPLPKHIDEEKILLAIDPQKDVDGFHPTNFGRMALEMETFLPATPFGIMELLERYKVETSGKHTVVIGRSHIVGRPMSILMSRKGNPGDSTVTLTHSRTKNLEEYTKNADIIITALGVPEFLKADMVKDGVVIIDVGITRVEDASNSKGYVIKGDVDFDGVSKKSSFITPVPGGVGPMTIAMLLKNTLLARKIRSRK, encoded by the coding sequence ATGCAAATACTAGACGGAAAAAAAACTTCGGAAGACATTAAAAACGAAATCGCTGCCGAAGTACAACAAATGAAAGCCAATGGGGAAAAAGTACCTCACTTAGCTGCTGTAATTGTTGGAAACAATGGAGCGAGTTTAACTTATGTAGGGAGTAAAGTTCGCTCTTGCGAGCAAATAGGTTTCGATTCTACATTAGTTGCTTTGCCTGAAGAAACTACTGAGGCAGAATTATTAGCAAAAATCAAAGAATTGAACGAAGATGATAATTTAGATGGTTATATAGTTCAGTTGCCTTTGCCAAAACATATCGATGAGGAAAAAATCCTTTTAGCTATTGACCCTCAAAAAGATGTTGATGGTTTTCATCCAACAAATTTTGGGCGTATGGCTTTAGAAATGGAAACTTTTTTGCCGGCTACTCCATTTGGAATTATGGAATTATTAGAGCGTTACAAAGTGGAAACTTCAGGAAAACATACAGTAGTAATTGGTCGTAGTCATATTGTAGGTCGCCCAATGAGTATTTTGATGAGCCGTAAAGGAAATCCAGGTGATTCAACCGTTACTTTGACGCACAGTAGAACTAAAAATTTAGAAGAATACACTAAAAATGCTGATATCATTATCACGGCTTTAGGTGTGCCTGAGTTTTTAAAGGCTGATATGGTAAAAGACGGTGTAGTTATTATTGATGTGGGAATTACCCGTGTGGAAGATGCTTCTAATTCAAAAGGATATGTGATTAAAGGAGATGTAGATTTTGATGGTGTAAGTAAAAAATCATCTTTTATCACTCCGGTTCCGGGTGGTGTAGGACCAATGACGATTGCAATGTTACTGAAAAATACGCTTTTGGCCCGAAAAATCAGAAGTCGTAAATAA
- a CDS encoding magnesium transporter CorA family protein, whose amino-acid sequence MRAFYKNNDGLTQVETWTPNCWINVECPTKSEKKYLLGELQIPEAFFNDIEDIDERPRIEIENGWTLIILRIPVKSQDIKLPFQTIPVGIVFKEEICVTVSFQQTEMLTDFVAYTKRKRINIKDNFDLVLKLLLSSSVWYLKYLKQVNQKIKLAENNLEKSIKNEELQALLQIEKCLVFFMTSLKGNDILLQRIRNIKSQRGHFDPELLEDVEIELRQAQETTNIYSDILTGTMDAYASVISNNMNTIMKQMTSISIILMIPTLIASLYGMNVPNNLENNPYGIGIVISISFLLSLFGVFLFKRKRWF is encoded by the coding sequence ATGAGAGCTTTTTATAAAAATAATGACGGATTAACTCAGGTTGAAACATGGACTCCCAACTGCTGGATTAATGTGGAATGTCCCACTAAATCAGAAAAAAAATACCTGCTTGGTGAGCTTCAGATTCCCGAAGCATTCTTTAATGATATCGAAGATATCGACGAAAGACCGCGTATTGAAATAGAAAACGGCTGGACGTTAATTATTCTGCGGATTCCGGTGAAGAGTCAGGATATCAAATTACCTTTTCAAACTATTCCTGTGGGTATTGTGTTTAAGGAAGAAATTTGTGTTACGGTAAGTTTTCAGCAAACGGAGATGCTTACTGATTTTGTGGCTTATACCAAACGAAAACGAATTAATATCAAAGACAATTTTGATTTGGTTTTAAAGTTGCTCTTGTCTTCCAGTGTGTGGTATTTGAAATATTTGAAACAAGTCAATCAAAAAATCAAACTGGCCGAAAATAATCTGGAGAAATCCATCAAAAACGAAGAATTACAAGCACTTTTGCAAATAGAAAAATGCTTGGTTTTCTTTATGACATCCTTGAAAGGAAATGATATTTTGCTACAGCGCATTCGAAATATAAAATCCCAAAGAGGACATTTTGATCCGGAGTTGTTAGAAGACGTAGAAATTGAATTGCGTCAGGCACAGGAAACCACTAATATTTACAGCGACATTTTAACAGGGACTATGGATGCTTATGCCTCTGTGATTTCGAATAATATGAATACTATCATGAAGCAAATGACTTCTATTTCGATAATTTTGATGATTCCTACTTTGATTGCGAGTTTATACGGAATGAACGTGCCTAATAATTTAGAAAATAATCCTTACGGAATAGGAATTGTAATCTCTATTTCATTTTTGTTGTCTCTTTTTGGTGTGTTTCTGTTTAAAAGAAAGCGATGGTTTTGA
- a CDS encoding ABC transporter ATP-binding protein, translating into MISIQHLTFQYKKQDALFTDLSFEQYNGSIVGLLGKNGAGKSTFLKLITGLLKPQIGALNINGFKPFDRLPDFLSDVYMVSEEFSFPSITIGLYIKATAPLYPKFDYEKMNHILQEFELESKKNLNGLSHGQRKKFLIAFALSTNCSLLILDEPTNGLDIPSKSLFRKILVSSVSDEQLVLISTHQVKDIETIIDTIVVLDEGKMVYNETILDISKQWQFKTVTSLAGIENPIYQEKCLGGYRIITAVNELEETEIDIELLFNAIINKVTLKSINHVV; encoded by the coding sequence ATGATAAGCATTCAACACTTAACGTTTCAGTATAAAAAGCAGGACGCTTTATTTACTGATTTATCTTTTGAGCAGTACAATGGAAGCATTGTAGGGCTGCTTGGGAAAAATGGAGCTGGTAAATCAACTTTTTTGAAGTTAATTACAGGCTTACTAAAACCTCAAATAGGAGCATTAAACATTAATGGTTTTAAACCTTTTGATCGATTGCCTGATTTCTTGTCTGATGTCTATATGGTTTCTGAGGAGTTTTCGTTTCCTTCCATAACTATTGGTTTGTATATAAAGGCAACAGCTCCTTTGTATCCTAAATTCGATTACGAAAAAATGAATCACATTTTGCAGGAATTCGAATTAGAATCCAAAAAAAATCTGAACGGACTTTCGCACGGACAACGCAAGAAATTCTTAATTGCTTTTGCTTTATCGACTAATTGTAGTTTGCTTATTCTGGACGAACCCACAAATGGTTTAGATATTCCGTCTAAGAGTTTGTTTCGAAAAATATTAGTGAGCTCAGTTTCTGATGAACAATTGGTTTTGATTTCAACCCATCAGGTAAAAGATATTGAAACCATAATTGATACCATTGTGGTTTTAGACGAAGGTAAGATGGTTTACAACGAAACGATTCTTGATATCAGTAAACAATGGCAATTTAAAACCGTGACTAGTTTAGCAGGGATAGAAAATCCAATTTACCAAGAGAAATGCCTGGGCGGTTACCGAATCATTACAGCAGTAAATGAATTAGAAGAAACCGAAATTGACATTGAATTGCTTTTTAATGCCATTATCAATAAAGTAACTTTAAAATCTATAAATCATGTCGTTTAA
- a CDS encoding GntR family transcriptional regulator, whose product MDFKSTKGIYLQIVDNLCRQILEGQLQAGDRVASVRDLAAEFEVNHNTVMRAYANLQESGIFDNKRGIGFFVSEKAFELIKANEKANFFSQDLPDFLLKVKLLQLNSADLNELLTAIKNNDHENI is encoded by the coding sequence ATGGATTTTAAATCAACCAAAGGGATTTATTTGCAAATAGTAGATAATCTCTGTAGGCAAATTTTAGAAGGACAATTGCAAGCTGGAGACCGAGTGGCTTCAGTGCGGGATTTAGCTGCCGAGTTTGAAGTGAATCACAACACGGTCATGCGTGCTTATGCTAATTTGCAGGAATCCGGGATTTTTGACAACAAACGGGGCATTGGATTTTTTGTTTCCGAAAAAGCTTTCGAACTCATTAAAGCCAATGAAAAAGCCAATTTTTTCAGTCAGGATTTACCTGATTTTCTTCTTAAAGTAAAATTACTCCAACTAAACTCTGCCGATTTAAACGAATTATTAACGGCTATAAAAAATAACGATCATGAAAATATCTAA